From a single Pempheris klunzingeri isolate RE-2024b chromosome 2, fPemKlu1.hap1, whole genome shotgun sequence genomic region:
- the tgm5l gene encoding transglutaminase 5, like: MTAGTYSIALRKRHYQMEDLRIQYVNLEKSENLKRHRTEGFSSTKDLVVRRGAPFRVSLLLKGRPFNPKNDSLRIKVMLGRLYVIMPVTFSKRVSSTHWKAYMDPESLNLQCPSIEISSPASASVGRYRFQLFVFTQYSQRIFAFGKFTLLCNPWCREDAVYIPFEDQREEYVQNDSGLLYMGTAVNLLSRPWSFDQYEPGVLEMCLNLLQVSPQHQKNTRLDYLNRNNPVYIGRVVSAMINSEDDRGVLKGKWSGDYKQGVNPSTWTGSGDILRQWAESGYRPVKYGQCWVFAAVMCTVMRVLGIPCRVVTNFNSAHDTNGNLVIEEFYTETGKKLNHSKDSIWNFHVWVECWMTRRDIGRGMDGWQVLDPTPQERSGGVFCCGPAPVKAIKDRRIDLLYDIPFVYAEVNADVHSIVVSKGQVLSHSKDEERVGSLICTKAIGLPRHQNITGDYKYIKSPTSTLSSRSSTMSEDSTLRRGSSAEMSVVLTLDKAPVAGEPVRFTVNVINKQSVARMVTVHLNAQTKEYNHSPSDTFWKTHGIIKLAPMEAKVLQKQILPAEYEDVVGDDLINLAVVVEDMFNQKCVLASEEFNIASPQLTIQIADEDSIVPHKEQTATVTFTNPYSHPVSGDLTVAGAGLIQGKVLFRMLPLQPRGRVEQQITFTPSVVGTKMLQASLTLTNIRATIRGFKMVSVNRA; the protein is encoded by the exons ATGACAGCAGGAACATACAGCATTGCTTTGAGAAAGCGACACTACCAAATGGAAG acttGAGGATACAATATGTCAACCTGGAAAAATCTGAAAACCTTAAGAGACACAGGACGGAGGGCTTCAGCAGCACCAAAGACCTGGTGGTGCGAAGAGGAGCCCCGTTCAgagtcagtctgctgctgaagggCCGACCCTTCAACCCCAAGAATGACTCTCTGAGGATCAAAGTTATGCTAG gcCGCCTGTATGTGATAATGCCAGTCACTTTTTCCAAGAGGGTTTCGTCCACCCATTGGAAAGCCTACATGGACCCAGAGAGCCTGAATCTCCAGTGCCCCTCCATAGAGATCTCCTcccctgcctctgcctctgtggGCCGCTACAGatttcagctgtttgtgttcactcAATACAGCCAGAGGATCTTCGCGTTTGGCAAATTCACCCTGCTCTGCAATCCCTGGTGTCGTG AGGATGCAGTGTATATTCCCTTTGAGGACCAGAGAGAGGAGTACGTCCAGAACGACTCTGGGTTGCTGTACATGGGCACAGCTGTGAACCTGTTGTCAAGACCATGGTCCTTCGATCAG TATGAGCCTGGTGTTCTGGAGATGTGTCTGAATCTGCTCCAAGTCAGCCCTCAGCACCAAAAGAACACAAGACTGGACTACCTGAACCGAAACAACCCCGTCTACATCGGCCGGGTCGTGTCCGCCATG ATCAACAGTGAGGACGACCGTGGAGTGCTGAAAGGGAAATGGTCAGGTGACTACAAACAAGGAGTTAATCCCTCCACGTGGACAGGGAGTGGGGACATCTTGAGGCAGTGGGCTGAGTCCGGTTACAGACCAGTCAAGTATGGACAGTGCTGGGTGTTTGCAGCTGTCATGTGCACAG TCATGAGAGTTCTTGGCATTCCTTGCCGTGTCGTCACGAACTTCAACTCGGCTCACGACACCAACGGCAACCTGGTGATTGAGGAGTTCTACACTGAAACGGGGAAGAAGCTGAACCACAGCAAAGACAGCATATG GAACTTCCATGTGTGGGTGGAGTGCTGGATGACTCGCCGCGATATAGGACGTGGAATGGACGGCTGGCAGGTTCTGGACCCGACCCCCCAGGAGAGGAGCGGAG GAGTGTTTTGCTGTGGCCCAGCCCCAGTCAAAGCAATCAAGGATCGGCGTATTGACCTGCTTTATGACATCCCCTTTGTCTACGCCGAGGTGAACGCTGACGTCCACTCAATCGTAGTGAGCAAGGGCCAGGTCCTCAGCCACAGCAAAGACGAAGAGAGAGTGGGATCCCTCATCTGCACCAAAGCTATTGGCCTCCCCAGACACCAGAACATCACAGGAGACTACAAATACATCAAAA GCCCAACTTCAACACTTTCATCAAGAAGCTCCACAATGTCTGAAGACTCAACGTTAAGGAGAG GCTCATCTGCTGAGATGTCGGTCGTCCTGACCCTGGATAAAGCTCCTGTTGCTGGGGAGCCTGTCCGCTTCACAGTGAATGTCATCAACAAGCAGAGTGTTGCCAGGATGGTGACAGTGCACCTTAATGCCCAGACTAAAGAGTACAACCACAGCCCCTCAGACACCTTCTGGAAAACCCACGGTATCATAAAACTGGCACCCATGGAAG CAAAGGTTCTTCAGAAGCAGATCCTCCCAGCCGAGTATGAAGACGTGGTGGGAGACGACCTGATCAACCTCGCAGTAGTCGTGGAGGACATGTTCAATCAGAAGTGTGTCCTGGCCTCAGAGGAGTTCAATATCGCCAGCCCACAGCTCACCATACAG ATTGCAGATGAAGACTCCATCGTGCCTCACAAAGAGCAGACTGCCACAGTGACCTTCACCAACCCGTACTCACACCCGGTGAGTGGAGATCTGACTGTGGCTGGGGCCGGGCTGATCCAAGGCAAGGTCCTCTTCAG GATGCTCCCACTGCAACCAAGAGGAAGAGTGGAGCAACAAATCACCTTCACCCCCAGCGTGGTGGGAACAAAGATGCTGCAAGCCAGCCTGACACTCACAAACATCAGGGCCACCATCAGAGGCTTCAAGATGGTCTCTGTCAACAGGGCTTAG